The sequence below is a genomic window from Polaribacter vadi.
CTCCATATTCTACAATATATCCTTTAGCTTCATATTCTTCAACAGTCCCTCCTTCGTTTGGTAAATCATTCCAAGATCCTATTCTACCATCTCTTGCAACCCTTGTGTCAGTAATATGAGCGTAATCTTCATTACCATCTTGATTTGGTTCTCCACTATTCCAAAATGCAAAATTAGGACTACTTCCATTCGCTAAACCATTCCAAAAAACGGTTCCAGCTTCTGGACCTGTAACCCATTTCCATACACCTTCAGTTTCCTCATCACTTCCACCAATCCAACCTGATCCAGCAGCTTGTTTACCAGCAAAATCTGCTTCAATTTGAGACGTTAAAGTTGCTAAATAACCTTGCCTTCCATAATAAGTTCTAATTTCTGCAGCTGTTTTGGCATCAGTCCATGTAATCCCTTCATCTGCAACATATTCATAAAAATGATCTGTAGAAGGTAAATAATTTGCATCATCAATAGTAAAAGAAAATCCTTTTTCTGGAACAATAGCTGTTGCAGTTGTTCTAAAAATAACTTCTTTTACTGCATTTTCTAAATCTGATAATAACATTTCTGAAGCTCCATTTGCAGCTGTAAAACTTAATTTACCTTCATTTACATCCCAATTAGTTATAATATTAGGATGATTTCCTGTGAGCTCTAATTGATCAAAATTAATTTGATAACCGTTTGAAATTTGGATAAAAAAGGACTCTATACCAGTATCATCTGAATCTGTAATTGTAAAATCGGTTACAACATTTATTGGATTTCCTATACAGAAAGCTTGTCTTCCTTGAGCAGTAATTACTGGTGCATCATCAATCGTTTCTGAAAATAAAAACGAACTTATCATTACCAAAACATAAAAAAGTATTTTACTCTTAAAATTTATAGAATTTATCATTTTTAACATCAACTCCTTTAGGTTTGCTTATTTTTGTATGAAAGCACAATTTAACACTTCAATTTTAAAAAAAATATAAATTATGGTTAAAAATATAGTTACCACAAAATGGATGCAAAAATCGCAATTTGAAACTGACAATCCAAGTGGATCCAAATTAACAATGTTTGATAAATCTCAAGATAATGGAGATGTTGTTGGTTTTGCGCCAAAAGCTTTAATGCTATCGTCTTTAGCTGGTTGTTCTGGATTAGATGTAGTTTCTTTATTAGAAAAAATGCGTGCAGAAGTTGCCGATTTTCATATTGAAGTTACTGCAGAGCTAACAGATGAACATCCAAAATTTTATAATAAAGTTAAAGTTGATTATCATTTTTCGGACGCTGAATTACAGCCAGAAAAAATTCAAAAAGCAGTAAACTTATCTGTAACCAAATATTGTGGAGTTATGGAAATGTTTCGTCAGTTTGCAGAAGTGGAAATTGAAATTCACTTGCATGATTTAGAAAAAGAATAGAATTCAATAAAAATATATTGAAATAAGTTCAAAAAAAAGATGCTGAAATAAATTTAGCACAAGCCTATGAGATGGACTTTAAAACCAGAACCCAGTAAAGAAAAAATAGCAAAATTAGCATTCGATTTACAAGTTGATGCCACTATTGCTAAAATTCTCCTACAAAGAAATATTGAATCTTTTGAGGAAGCAAAAAAGTATTTTAGACCTAGTTTAGCCGATATTCACGATCCTTTTTTAATGAAAGATATGGATCTTGCAGTTGCAAGAATTGAAACTGCCATTTTAAACAACGAAAATATTTTAGTTTTTGGTGATTATGATGTGGATGGAACTACTGCTGTTTCTTTGGTTTCTTCTTATTTAAAAACCATTCACCCAAATATTGCAACCTATATTCCTGATAGATATGCAGAAGGTTATGGCGTTTCTTATATGGGAATCGATTTTGCACACGATAATGATTTCTCTTTAATTATTGCATTAGATTGTGGTATAAAAGCAATCGATAAAGTAACGTATGCCAAAGAAAAAAATATCGATTTTATTATTTGCGATCATCATAAACCTGGCAAAGAAATTCCAAAAGCAGTTGCTGTTTTAAATGCCAAAAGAGACGATTGTAATTATCCTTTTGATGAACTTTGTGGTTGTGGGGTTGGTTTTAAATTGATTCAGGCTTTAGGAGTTTCTAGAAAACAAACCATCAAAGATTTTGTGCCTTATTTAGATTTGGTAGCTACTGCAATTGCTGCAGATATTGTACCTATGAATGGCGAAAATAGAGTTTTAGCGTATTTTGGTTTGCAAGTTATCAACCAAAAACCTAGAAACGGAATTCAAGCAATTATTCATCAAATTAAAAAGAAAGAACTCACCATTACTGATGTCGTTTTTATAATTGCACCAAGAATTAATGCTGCTGGAAGAATGAAACATGGTAATTATGCTGTGGAATTGCTAACAGAAATGGATTTAGATGCTGCCATAGAATTTGCTGCAGCTATCGAAATTTTTAATGCTGACAGGAAAGATTTAGATAAAAAAATTACAGAGGAAGCTTTAATTCAAATTATTGATAATGAAGAGGAAAATCGATTTTCATCCGTAGTTTTTCAAGAAGATTGGCATAAAGGAGTTATTGGAATTGTAGCTTCTAGATTGATAGAAAAATATTACAGACCAACCTTAGTCTTCACAAAAAGTGGCGATAAATTAGCAGCTTCTGCACGTTCCGTAAAAGGTTTTGATGTGTATAATGCACTTTTAGAATGTGAGGAATTTATAGAACAATTTGGTGGCCACAAATATGCAGCTGGTTTAACTTTAGCTCCAGAAAATTACGAGAATTTTAAAAATAAGTTCGAAGAAGTTGTAGAAAGAACCATTGACAAAAAATTGTTAACTCCAGAAATTGCCATTGATGCAGAAATTGAATTGTCGGAAATTACACCTAAATTTTTTAGAATTATTCAACAAATGGCACCTTTTGGTCCCATGAATATGAAACCAACTTTTACATCTACTTGTGTTAGAGATAATGGTTATGGAAAAAAAGTTGGTAAGGAACAAACGCATTTAAAACTAAATGTTTTTCAAGGTGATAATAAAAAAACCTACAATGCTATTGGTTTTAATTTGGGTGATAAAATGGAATTTGTGCAAGATGATTTTGATATTGCCTATTCTTTGGACGAAAATGAATGGAATGGTTTTAAATCGATACAATTGTTATTAAAAGATTTGAAATAAAATAATTTTGAAAATATACGGAATTAGCGGACTTGGTGCAGATAAAAGGGTATTTCAATTTTTAAATTTGGAGCATGAATTTATTCCAATTGATTGGATTGATCCTTTAAAAAAAGAATCTATATCTGAGTATGCTAAACGATTTTCATCGATAATTGATACTTCAGAAAAGTTTTGTGTTTTAGGAGTTAGTTTTGGTGGTTTAATAGCTGTCGAAATTAGCAAATTTCTAAAACCCGAATTAACAATATTAATTTCATCAGCAGAAACAAGAAAAGAAATTCCTTTAATTTATAGATTTTTAGGAAAAACTAAGATTGTAAAAATAATCCCAGCAAAACTATTAAATCCTCCAAGATGGATTGCCAAAATTTTATTTGGCACAAAAAAAGTAACGTTATTAAACGAAATTTTAAATGATACTGATTTAAAATTTACAAAATGGGCTGTTCAAGAATTATTCGCTTGGAAAAACGACCAAAGAGTTGAAAACGTATTAAAAATAACAGGAACAAAAGACAAATTAATTCCACAAAAACCTAACGAAAACATAGCTTTTATAAAAGGTGGTGGTCATTTAATGATTATTGATAATGCAAAAGAAGTAAGTAAAATTATCAATAAAGAAATTAACTTATTAAACTAATCTCCAAGTTAATACTAAAAACTTACACATGCTGATCAATCAAAATCATATTTCCATCTGGATCTAATACCATTAGACTTCCAGGTCCAGAATTCGTTTCATCAACTTCTGAAGTTAAGGGTATATTTTCGCTTTTTAAGTGTTGTTGAATTTTTCTAACATCATCAAAATCCTTCAAATTATTGCAGCTTTCATCCCAACCAGGATTAAAAGTTAAAATATTATTTTCAAACATTCCTTGAAAAATACCAATTAAAGCATTTCCATTTTTAAGAATCAAATAATTTTTTTCTATTTCTCCTGCAAAAACTTTGAACCCCAAATTTTCATAAAATACTTTTGACTTTTGAATATCTTTTACTGCTAAACTAATAGAAAATGCTCCTAATTTCATCATTACTCTTTTTTGGTTGATTCTTTAAAGTTAGTGAATTATTTTTTATTTGATTAATTAAGAGAAATCTATACATCAAAATAACAACAACAAACACCGAGCGTATTTTATCTAAATTAGATTAAAAGTAATCGAAATTTAAAATATGGCTTTATCCACCAATTGTACTCATACTTTCAGATGCACTTCCACTTTTCCTATTTGCTTCTGCAATAAATCCGTTTTCTGGTTTTTCTTTTATCAAACTTAAAAAGAGTTCTTTTAAATCGTCATTAGAAGCTCCTTTTCTTATAAAATCGCGAAGATTAAAAACACCATCATCAAACAAACAATTTTTAAAAGTTCCTGTACTTGTAATTCTAATTCTGTTGCAATCATTACAAATAGTTCTTGTAAATGCAGGAATAATACCAACAGTTCCTAAATGATTATCAATTGCATAATTTCTTGATGTTGATGATTTTTCTGATTGGACTTCCTTAACATCAAATTCTGTTTTAATTTCGTTTAAAATTTTTCTAAACGTCCAATTTTCTTTCATTTCACGTTGTCCTTTTCCATTAAAAGGCATTTCTTCTATAAAACGTACAGCAACATTTTTATCTTTCGTTAATCTTACAAAATCGACGATTTCATCTGTATTAAAACCAGATTGCACAACTACATTTAGTTTTAAATTTAAACTACTTTTTTCTAGTAATTCAAAAGTTTTATAAACTTCTGGGTATACATCTCTTCTTGTAATTTTTGCAAACTTTTCTCTGTTTAAACTATCAATACTCAAATTGATATTTTTCACTTTTTTGAGTTGCTCAATTTTAGCAATATGATGCGAAATTAAGGCACCATTTGTGGTAATATTAATAGCATCTAACAAATCGTTATAAGACAACATTTCTAAAAAACCAACAAAATCTTTACGAACAAAAGGTTCTCCTCCTGTTAAACGTACTTTGTTTACGCCCAATTCTGTAAGTACACGAATTAAACGATACATTTCTTTAAAGGTCAATAATTCTTGTCTGGGAACAATATCAATTCCATGAGCAGGCATACAATATTGGCAGCGCAAATTACAACGATCTGTAACTGCCAAGCGTACATATTCTATTTGTCTACCAAAACTGTCTGTTAGTTTGCTCATTTCATTTGTAAAATTAATATTGTTTTTCAGATTGATATCTGATGAAAACCACTTTAATTAGGCAACTTTTTACTAATCAATCCATAAAAGAAAGCTCCTAAAAGTGCCCCAACTAATAAAATTAAAGCAGGAATTAATTCAAAGCCAAGAATTACAAAAACAGGTGCTGCACATGCTCCAGAAATCCCCCAACCTAAACCAAAAAGTGTTCCTCCAAAAATAGTATTAATAAAACCTTTCTTCTTTGGTTTTGGAACAATTTTATTTCCATTAATATCTTTTATTTTGCCATACTTAAACAACTGCATAAATATAGCAGAAATTACAACTGCGCCTCCAATAATACCAAACATGTGGAAAGATTTAAATTTGAACATTTCGTAAAAACGATACCAAGAAATTGCTTGAACTTTACTCAAAACAATTGCGAAGAAAATTCCGAGAATTAAAAATTTGATGTTTTTCATTTGAATATATTTTTGCGTCTTTTAGGTTTCGACTGTGCTCAACCTGACATTTTTTTGTTAAAATAAAACAGGAATTATAACCCAAGTTGCAATAATTCCGCCAATAAAAAAGCCAATAACCGCTAGTAAAGATGGTAATTGTAAGCTACTTAAACCTGTAATTGCATGTCCAGAAGTACAACCTCCTGCATAACGTGTTCCAAAACCAATTAAGATTCCAGAAACGATTAAAATTAAAAATCCTTTAAGTGATGAATATGCACTTTCTCCAAAAATTTCATCAGGAAAATATTGATTGCCAACATTGCTAAACCCCAAATTTTTCAGTTCCTCTACTGTTGTTGGGTTTAAGTCTATAGATTGATTTGGAATTAAATAGTAAGCTGCAATAAAACCACCAATAATTAAACCTACTACAAACATTAGTGCATATGCTTGATCTTTCCAATCTTTGTTAAAATAATCGGAAAATTTATCTGCACCTAAAATGGTACACATGGTTTCAAAATTTGTAGATGCTCCAAAATTTTGTCCAAAATAAAAATATAATAAGAGTGATATTGCTATTAGAGGGCCTCCAACAAACCAAGGCCAAGGTTGTAATATAAAATCCATATTTTGTATAATTTATTAGTTTTTAATTTAATTTTGATAAAAAATAAAAGTTCTTAAAACTGATCTTCGCTTAAATTTTATCTTTTAAATAGTTCATAATTAATTTTGTTGCTCCAAGATTGTCTTCAATATATTTTTTGTTGATGTTTCCTGTTAAACTTCTATAATTTGCATCATTTTTTAAAGTGATAAAATTTTCATTTAATTCTGCTTGATTTTTGATAGAAATACAACCCCCAATTTTAACTAAATCTACAGCTTCTTGAAACTTACTAAATTTATGACCAATAATTACAGGAATTCCAAATGTTGCTGGTTCTAAAATATTATGCAAACCTGTTTTTAAACCTCCACCAACATAAGCAACATCTGCAGCAGCGTAAATTTTGGTTAAAATACCAATGGTATCAATTATAAAAACTTGATATTCTTTTAAATTTTCATCAATTTTACCAGAAAACAATACTGTTTTTTTATGAATTGATTTTTGCAATTCTAAGATAGCATCACTTTTAATATTATGAGGTGCAATTATAAATTTTTCATTTTCTGAAGCATTATTATTGATGTAATTTACCAACAGCTCTTCATCTTCTTGCCAAGTACTGCCTGCAACAATTGTGTATTGATTGTTTTTAAATTCACTAATAAATCCAAGAGAATTATCTTGATTTAATATTTTAGAAACTCGGTCAAAACGTGTGTCTCCTGCTACTGTTGTATTTGTAAAGTTAACTGATTTTAGCAACTCTTTAGAAATAGTATTCTGAACAAAAAAGTGATGAAAAGCTCCTAAAGACTTTCTCATAAAACCTCCATACCATTTAAAGAAAAGCTGTTTTTCTCTTAGAATTCCTGATATTAAAATTGTTGGAATTTCCTTCTTTTTTAATTCGTTTAAAAAATTTGGCCAAAATTCATACTTAATAAAAATGGCCATTTTTGGATCTACAATTTCTATAAATTTTTGAGCATTGGCTTTTGAATCTAAAGGTAAATAACAAACAACGTCTGCTAGTTCATAGTTTTTTCTGATTTCATATCCTGAAGGTGAAAAAAAAGTAACTAAGATTTTGTAACTTTTATAGTTTTTTTTTATTTCTTCTATTATAGGAATTGCTTGCTCAAATTCACCTAAAGAAGCTGCGTGAAACCAAATTGTTTTAGCATTCTTTAATGAAGATATTTTATGAAAAGTTTTTTTTCTACCATCAACAAAAAGTTTTATTTTTTTACTGAAGATTGTTGCAATTTTTAAAAAAAATGTTGCTACAAAAACGAATATAGTATACAAAAAATTCATAACCGTAAAAGTACGAAAATGAGCGAGTAGTAGTCACAAAAAAAAGTTACTCTTTTATAAGTAACTTTATTTATTATAACAATGTTAAAATTTAGTGTCCCCCAACATTCAAGTTTAAAGTATTGCTATAAGTATTATAAAAGTAATTAAAAATAACATTTTATCTTAAAAAAATGTTCCAAAACCTATTTATTATGTTCTGAATACTAATATTTT
It includes:
- a CDS encoding 3-deoxy-D-manno-octulosonic acid transferase → MNFLYTIFVFVATFFLKIATIFSKKIKLFVDGRKKTFHKISSLKNAKTIWFHAASLGEFEQAIPIIEEIKKNYKSYKILVTFFSPSGYEIRKNYELADVVCYLPLDSKANAQKFIEIVDPKMAIFIKYEFWPNFLNELKKKEIPTILISGILREKQLFFKWYGGFMRKSLGAFHHFFVQNTISKELLKSVNFTNTTVAGDTRFDRVSKILNQDNSLGFISEFKNNQYTIVAGSTWQEDEELLVNYINNNASENEKFIIAPHNIKSDAILELQKSIHKKTVLFSGKIDENLKEYQVFIIDTIGILTKIYAAADVAYVGGGLKTGLHNILEPATFGIPVIIGHKFSKFQEAVDLVKIGGCISIKNQAELNENFITLKNDANYRSLTGNINKKYIEDNLGATKLIMNYLKDKI
- a CDS encoding YeeE/YedE thiosulfate transporter family protein; the encoded protein is MKNIKFLILGIFFAIVLSKVQAISWYRFYEMFKFKSFHMFGIIGGAVVISAIFMQLFKYGKIKDINGNKIVPKPKKKGFINTIFGGTLFGLGWGISGACAAPVFVILGFELIPALILLVGALLGAFFYGLISKKLPN
- a CDS encoding VOC family protein, translating into MKLGAFSISLAVKDIQKSKVFYENLGFKVFAGEIEKNYLILKNGNALIGIFQGMFENNILTFNPGWDESCNNLKDFDDVRKIQQHLKSENIPLTSEVDETNSGPGSLMVLDPDGNMILIDQHV
- a CDS encoding alpha/beta hydrolase, producing the protein MKIYGISGLGADKRVFQFLNLEHEFIPIDWIDPLKKESISEYAKRFSSIIDTSEKFCVLGVSFGGLIAVEISKFLKPELTILISSAETRKEIPLIYRFLGKTKIVKIIPAKLLNPPRWIAKILFGTKKVTLLNEILNDTDLKFTKWAVQELFAWKNDQRVENVLKITGTKDKLIPQKPNENIAFIKGGGHLMIIDNAKEVSKIINKEINLLN
- the recJ gene encoding single-stranded-DNA-specific exonuclease RecJ, encoding MRWTLKPEPSKEKIAKLAFDLQVDATIAKILLQRNIESFEEAKKYFRPSLADIHDPFLMKDMDLAVARIETAILNNENILVFGDYDVDGTTAVSLVSSYLKTIHPNIATYIPDRYAEGYGVSYMGIDFAHDNDFSLIIALDCGIKAIDKVTYAKEKNIDFIICDHHKPGKEIPKAVAVLNAKRDDCNYPFDELCGCGVGFKLIQALGVSRKQTIKDFVPYLDLVATAIAADIVPMNGENRVLAYFGLQVINQKPRNGIQAIIHQIKKKELTITDVVFIIAPRINAAGRMKHGNYAVELLTEMDLDAAIEFAAAIEIFNADRKDLDKKITEEALIQIIDNEEENRFSSVVFQEDWHKGVIGIVASRLIEKYYRPTLVFTKSGDKLAASARSVKGFDVYNALLECEEFIEQFGGHKYAAGLTLAPENYENFKNKFEEVVERTIDKKLLTPEIAIDAEIELSEITPKFFRIIQQMAPFGPMNMKPTFTSTCVRDNGYGKKVGKEQTHLKLNVFQGDNKKTYNAIGFNLGDKMEFVQDDFDIAYSLDENEWNGFKSIQLLLKDLK
- a CDS encoding YeeE/YedE family protein, producing the protein MDFILQPWPWFVGGPLIAISLLLYFYFGQNFGASTNFETMCTILGADKFSDYFNKDWKDQAYALMFVVGLIIGGFIAAYYLIPNQSIDLNPTTVEELKNLGFSNVGNQYFPDEIFGESAYSSLKGFLILIVSGILIGFGTRYAGGCTSGHAITGLSSLQLPSLLAVIGFFIGGIIATWVIIPVLF
- the moaA gene encoding GTP 3',8-cyclase MoaA: MSKLTDSFGRQIEYVRLAVTDRCNLRCQYCMPAHGIDIVPRQELLTFKEMYRLIRVLTELGVNKVRLTGGEPFVRKDFVGFLEMLSYNDLLDAINITTNGALISHHIAKIEQLKKVKNINLSIDSLNREKFAKITRRDVYPEVYKTFELLEKSSLNLKLNVVVQSGFNTDEIVDFVRLTKDKNVAVRFIEEMPFNGKGQREMKENWTFRKILNEIKTEFDVKEVQSEKSSTSRNYAIDNHLGTVGIIPAFTRTICNDCNRIRITSTGTFKNCLFDDGVFNLRDFIRKGASNDDLKELFLSLIKEKPENGFIAEANRKSGSASESMSTIGG
- a CDS encoding OsmC family protein encodes the protein MVKNIVTTKWMQKSQFETDNPSGSKLTMFDKSQDNGDVVGFAPKALMLSSLAGCSGLDVVSLLEKMRAEVADFHIEVTAELTDEHPKFYNKVKVDYHFSDAELQPEKIQKAVNLSVTKYCGVMEMFRQFAEVEIEIHLHDLEKE